Below is a genomic region from Deltaproteobacteria bacterium.
CGTCTTTCATCTTTTGAAAAATGTTTCATAATCGAATTTCAATCTCAAACAGCTTCGCTACCCTTTGCGTCACCCGATCCATCTCCTTGAGAATAACGTTTACCTTCTTGTTAAGACCTGTCGTATCGACCTCTGCAAGACCATAGATCGACACTGTTCTTTTGAGATGACCGGGAATCTGTGCTGGCGGATCTCCCCACCAGGGAGGGCGAAAAAGCGAAACCGCACTCTCCAGTAGAGGTTCTTCCGGTCGTACCGATGGTGGCCGGGATGACTGACTGGTATTGAGGGGTGACGCTGACACCTCAAAAACAGTCCCGGAATGATCCTTCAATGAATAAACAGCCCCGTTTTTCGAACGAGAAATCGGGGAGATCTGATCGGCACCCTGAATCAGATCAACACTGGGCCAGTGTTGGTCCCCGGAAAGGACAAGGACTCCTCGAATGGAGTTCTCCTTGATGAAATCGAGGATCTTCTGCCGCTCTTTTTTATAGCCAGCCCAACTATCGATTGCTTCTGGCCGATCCCTCGGTCTGTCACCTCCAAAGTCATTCCATGAGACACTTGAAAAGATCACCTTGAGTGGTATTCCGTGTTCTTCGGATTCCTTCAGGGCTTTGAGCAACCACTTGAGTTGTCTCTTCCCCAACATCGTTTTTCTCCCACCATCTTTCTCAAAGATCGATGAGCGGTACCACCGCGTATCGAGGGCAAAAAAATCGACGTCAGAGATTCGAAACTGATAGTAGAGTCCTTGTTGAGGTTCGACAAAAGGGTAGCGAGGAAATGTCTCCTTAAAGACGCTCCTCGAAACCACTTTAAAATGATAATTCCGGTCACCGTTGTTCATCCCATAATCATGATCGTCCCAGATCGCCGCTACCGGTATTCCCCGAAACAGGTTTTGGAAATGTCCGTCCAAATTTCTCTGATACTTCCCACGGAACGCCTCCAGGGGTGATCCCTCTCTCTCCTTCTTCTTATTCAGGTCCCCATCGGAATCGGCGTAGATACTATCACCCAGGAGGGCCACAAAATCTGGCGACTCTTTTTGAATCGCCTCAAAGACATGATGGGGTTTAAACTTCTCCCGGAAGCAGGAGGAAAAGACGAATCGAAATTTCCCCGGTCTTTCCTCTTCCTGAAATCCCTTGAGACTGATCCATTCTCCAGGTGGTGAATGTCCAAACTCAACACGATACTGGTGGGGGGTCTTTGCCTTGATACCTTCCAGCCAGAGGGTCGTTGAATAATCAGCTGATTTTTTGAGTGGAGACCAGTCGGTCGACTGGATCTTCTGACTTCCCTCCTCCCGAAAGGAGATCCGCACCCGATCCTCTTCGATTCCCCTCACAAGGATTGGGACTCTTCCGTTTTGAGGGATACCGACGACCGGTGCCCGACTCAGTGACCCTTCCGCCCCTGAAACAAAGGGCAAAAAAAGAAAAACGACCGCCAGTAATCGTTTCATAGGTGTATGGCCCACCGTAGCTCTTAAAAAAAACATAGGGAAGATTTTTTTCGAGGCGGTGATGAAGCTACCTCAACCACCGTCTTGCCCACGGCAAGAAAAGATAACTCGGGAAGGCGAAGAGAAAGGTGAGAAAAAAGAAGTTCGAATAACCCAGTGATTCAACCGCGAGTCCACTCCAACCCCCAAAAAAACGGGTGAGTCCAAATAACGCCGAGAGAAGCGCATACTGTGTCGCCGCCTGGCTTTTTTCGCAGATCCTCATGAGGAAGGCGAGAAACGCCGCCGTCCCAAGCCCGCCCGTAAACGATTCGAAGAGTGAGGCGCCATAGAGAAACATCTTTGGCAGATTGAGAGCGGCAACGGCACCGTAGTTCAAATTCGAAATCGCCTGTGTGATCCCCAAGACCCAGAGGCCGCGAAAGATTCCATAACGACTCGTGAAAACCCCTCCTATCATTGCCCCTACGATCGTCATGAGCGCCCCACCAATCGTCGAGATTGCCCCGATCTCCTCCGGTGTCATCCCGCGATCGACCCAGAACGGTTTCACCATTGGCCCCATCAACAAGTCCCCCATTTTGTAGGTCAGAATAAAAAGGAAGACCGGAATCGCACCGGAACGGGTAATGAATTTTAGAAACTGTTCCTTCCATTCGTGGCCTGTCTGTCGAGTGACCTCGATCTGCGGGAGGAGTCTGGTCACGAGCGCCATGAGAAGAAACGTCCCACCGAGCAGGAAATAGATCGCCTGCCACCCGAGGGGCCTCACCAGAAACATGGTTCCTCCGCCACCCGCCATGAGTGCAATCCGGTAGAGACTGACACGAAAGCCATTGACGACCCCTTCCTCCCCCTTTTCCACGAGACCGATCGAATAGGCATCGATCGCGATATCCTGCGTCGCCGAGGTCAGTGAGAAGAGAAGAAGAACGGTCCACAGGGGGAGGGCGGGATGAGAGGGATCAAAAAAAGGAATCGAGATGACCCAAACTCCCAATCCCAAGAGGCAAACCGAGATCCAGTTTTGGTAGCGCCCCAAACGATCGACAAGCGGTGACCAGAAGACCTTGATCGCCCATGGCAGGGTCAGAAAAAACATGAATCCGATCTCTTTGAGCGAGACCTGATGCTGACGGAAGTAGACTGGAAGGACATCGTAGACAATCCCAAGTGGTAGCCCTTCGGCGAAGTAGAGGAGTGAGATCCAGAAGAGTTTTTTTCTGAGAGGGATCATAAAATCTGTCTTAAAACCCAAATACTCCTGAATAAAAAGTTCCCTTGCCAACTCCTTTTTTTCTGATCCAGGAAACCTGTCGGAGATCTTTCAAGGCTTGTTGCCGGCTGATGCTGTAATCAATCACCTCCAAGTAATCTCTCAAACGAAATCTCCTCTTATCTGACACTAACTTTTTGAGGAGGTTAAGCCGGCTGGTGAGATCGAAAAGGTAGATCTTCTGCCCCTCTTTGGGTAGCGGTGGATCCGATGCAAGAAACCCCCACTTCTTAAAACCCCAGAGTGGTTTCTGAACCATCTCTTCCATCTTCCTTCCACCGATCCGGTAAAGCCCCAAGAAAAACAGCTGGAGTGGTACCGTGTGTGCACCGATCATGAAGTATCGCATCAGCTCTTTGACCTCTAAAGAGGCGGTAATTTCCAAAACATATTCGCCCACCACGGCCATGAGCGGGAGTGCGTCCCATTGAGATAGTTTTTGTTTAAACACTACGGGATTGATCTGAAATTTTTCTTTTGCAAAGAAATCGATTAATATCTCCAGAAGACGAGGATCGTAGCGGGACTGTAGAAGGGCGAGCACCAAGAGCTCTTCTCCCGAAAGTGAATGGTAGGACCACGAGGTTTTCTCTCCAACGGAGATCGCCCCTTTTTGGGCAAGTTCCCAATAAAGACGCGATGATTCTTTTTCGCTAAGGGGGAGGGAGGCGGTCATGGGCCGACCCCCATTTCCCCACAGAGGTCATCAAACAAATCAGCTGCCTTTTCGGCCCCCGGAATTTTTTTCTCCAAGAGTTCCTGCAGGCGATCATCGACAATTTTAAGGATAGCCCCTTTACGAATCAGTGCCTTCGCATGGGGTATGTCTTTCTCCCTTCCCGCAAAACACTTCATCAAAAGAAGATCCTCTTTCCCCAATGCCGCAACCTCCAAATTTTTCCCCTTGAAGAGGGAGACCAAGCGAGAACCGTAGTCCTTGGGAAGGAGAAACAGAAAGGCAGAAAAATAATCATTAAGCCAGGTTTGGGAGATACCGAGTTCTTTGCCGACCTCACGTACCGCCGCCTTGATAACGTGGAGCTCCAAAGAAGACTTATCTGGAACCCCATCAACATCTTCCGTCACCACCGGGATCCCATGGGCCGCGATGAGTGCCGCCCCTCCCCCAACAATAATGCGTGTCGGTCGATCTATCCGGTGATCCAGCACCTCAAAGGCGAGGTGGATTTTATCTTTATCCATCACTAATAAAATAGCATAGTTACAACATTATGACAACTAATATTATATTGTCGTAAATAAGAGACCTCAGTGATTACTGAATGATGCTGAATTAAAAAGAAAGTGGTCTCACTTCCTGTGAGTGGCTGAGAGGATGTTTTTACGAAGGCGGATATTTTTGGGAGTGGCCTCGACCTGCTCGTCGTCTCGAACAAATTCAATCGCCCGTTCCAGCGTCATCGGGAGAATCGGGCTGAGGACGATGTTTTCATCCTTGCCGGCGGCCCGCATGTTCGAGAGTTTTTTCTCCTTGCAGGGATTGACGTTGAGATCCTGTTCGCGATTGTTTTCGCCGATGATCATCCCTTCATAAACCGGCACCCCCGCCTCAATGAACAATATCCCTCGAGGCTCCAGATGAAACAGTCCATAGGCGACTGAATCTCCCATCCGGTCGGAAACGAGCGAGCCGGTGACACGACTTTTGATCTCTCCGCGGCATGGCTCGTATCCCTGGACGTAAGAGTTCATGAGACCGGTTCCCTTCGTGTCAGTTAAAAATTCGTTGCGGTATCCAATCAATCCACGGGAAGGGATCGAGAATTCCAGTCGAACCCGGCCGGTGCCGTGATTGACCATGTTGATCATACGTCCCTGACGCATCGCCAACTTTTGAGTGATGATCCCGGTAAAATCTTCCTGAATATCCACAAAAAGATGTTCGATCGGTTCGAGTGCCACACCATTCTTTTCCTTCAGAATCACTTGAGGTCGTCCCACACTGAGCTCATACCCCTCGCGACGCATTGTTTCGATCAGGATCGCCATCTGAAATTCACCACGTCCCTTCACGACGAAGGAGTCTGCCGATTCCCCCTCTTCGACACGGAGGGCGACGTTATGCAGCGTCTCTCTTTGCAATCGCTCGAAAATCTTGCGTGACTGAACCCACTGCCCCTCACGCCCGGAAAAGGGAGAGGTATTGATCATGAATTTCATCGAGACGGTCGGCTCGTCGACCATGATTCGTTTCAATGGTTTTGGAAATTCACCGGTGCAGATCGTATCGCCGATCTCGACATCTTCAATCCCCGAGAGCATCGCAATATCCCCTGCCTCGACATGATCCACCTCATGAATCTGGATTCCATCATAAACCTGAAGACTCGAAATCTTGAGGGGTCTGGGTTGCCCCTCTTTCGGAATACAAACCAGGGTGTCATTTTTTTTGACCTGCCCGTTGAAAATCCTGCCGATCGCGAGTCGTCCGACATAATCCGAGTAAGAGAGATTCGTGACCAGCATCTGAAAAGGTTCTTGGGGATCATAACTTGGCGGCGGGATCTCTTGAAGAATCGTATCAAAAAGTGGGGCGAGGCTCACTCCCCTCTTCTCCAGCGTCGGTTGGGCGATCCCATCACGGCCGATGGCATACAGGATCGGGAATTCAATCTGCGTATCATCCGCGTCGAGATCGATGAAGAGGCTGTAAATTTCATTCAAGACCTCTTGGGGACGCGCATCCTTCCGGTCGATCTTGTTAATGACGACGATAATCTTGAGGTGGGACTCAAGCGCCTTCTTCAGGACAAAACGGGTCTGAGGTAGCGGTCCCTCGCAGGCATCGACCAGCAGAATTGCCCCATCGACCATCTTGAGACCCCGTTCCACTTCACCGCCGAAATCGGCATGGCCTGGGGTGTCGATGATATTGATCTTGGTCCCCTTCCAGTGGACCGCGCAATTTTTCGAGGCGATGGTGATCCCGCGTTCCCGTTCGAGATCCATGCTGTCCATGACCCTCTCGTCCACCGCCTGATTCTCACGAAAGGTACCGCTCTGCCGGAGCATAAAATCAACGAGCGTCGTCTTGCCATGATCGACATGCGCGATAATCGCAACGTTTCGGATCTTGGGGTTGGTTGCTAAATGTCTTGTCATAGGCGGGTGGCTCTATCAGAAATGAAATCGATCCACAAGTGTGTGAAGTGCACGATTATTTTATATCATCCTTATACTGTAGAAAATCGTTCGGTCAGGTAGCGGATGATATCGGCTGATTCATACAGCCACTGAGCGGTACCATTTTCTTTTTCGATACGAAGGCAGGGGACCATATGCTGTCCCCCCTGTTCGACCAGCTCTTTCTTGTACTGAGGATTTTTTTGGGCATCGCACGTGACAATATTCAACCCAAGCTTTTTTATTGTGAAACGGACCTTCACACAAAAGGGACAGGCTTTAAATTGATAGAGTGCCAGTCGTGTGGTTTGCTGATCGACCCTTGCCTGTGCCTCTGGGGAACGTCGAACCCCCTTGGGGGCAAAGAGTACCTCGATGAGCAAGATGATTCTTCCTAAGATCCAACGAATGAATTTCATGGTCCTCTCTGTACCCCCTAGACCAAGAGAAGGCAAGTAGGGTAGTGATGATTCCATGAAAATGAAACCGATCCTGATTCTCATTTTATTGGCCCTCTTAGGGGCCGGAAAGGCAGCGATGACCGACTCAAAATTTACCGAACCGAAGCAGCCGTTGAAAGATATTCAAAAACAGACCAAGGCGATCCTTCATACGGAGAAGGGAGATATTACCCTTGAGCTCTACCCGAAGGAGGCCCCTCTCACCGTCACGAATTTTGTGAATCTCTCCAAAGGTGGTTTTTATAACAATCTCACCTTCCATCGGGTCGTTGAGAATTTTGTGATTCAAGGGGGAGATCCGCAGGGAACCGGCGCGGGAGGGCCCGGTTACGACCTTCCGGCCGAGCTAAAGAATAACCCCCACAAACATGTGGAAGGGGCACTGGCGACCGCTAGGTTAGGGGATCAGGTGAATCCGGAAAAACGTTCCAGTGGGAGTCAGTTTTACATCACGCTCGCTCCAACCCCGTTCTTGGATAACAACTACACCGTCTTCGGAAAAGTCACCTCCGGCATGGAGGTCGTAAAAAAGATTCGTGTGGGAGACAAAATTAAGAGCGTTGAGATTCTGGGAGAAGGTCGGTAAAAACAAAAGAACATTCGACCACTTCAGGAACTCCTGAAGAGTCTTAAGAAGTTAGGATAAATTCCGAGTTCCTTACCTACGATACGATCTTTTCCATTGGGAATGATGATGGCGCTGCGCTGGATGATCGGGCATATCCGGCTTTGGTTTTTTATAATCAAAATCAGGAAGCGTCACTCGCGGTAAGGCCTGTTTCAATAATCGTTCAATGTCCCGAATCAACGGCTCCTCTTGACGGTCAACCAATGTAAAGGCGTCTCCCGTGGCATCTGCGCGCGCGGTACGGCCGATCCGATGGATGTACATCTCTGGGGCCTCCGGAACATCCAGATTGATGACATGCGTGATCTCTTCCACATCGATGCCTCGTGCCGCGACGTCAGTGGCGACCAAGATCTGGCTTCGTCCATTTCGAAAATCGTTGAGGGCCCGAAGGCGCTGATTTTGATTGCGGTCACCATGAATCACCGATACCACAAAACCTCTCTTTTGCAGTTTAATGCCCAGCCGATCGGCATTCCGCTTGGTGCGTGTGAAAATCAGTACCGATGTCATCCCTTGCCCCCGCAGGATCTCGATCAAAAGCTCTATTTTAAGGTGGCGAGGCACCGGATAGACGGCATGTCGGATCCCAGTGGCGACAGAAGATCGTTGTCCCACTTGAACCGTCACCGGATTGGTGAGAATCTTGTGCACCAGGGCTGACATCTGAGACGAAAGCGTTGCCGAAAAAACCAGATTTTGCCTTCGGGCGGGCAGGAGTCGGATGATTTGTTGAATGGCGGGGAGAAAACCCATGTCTAACATCTGATCCACTTCATCCAACACAAACGTTTCAATTTCGGAGAGTTTCAGTCGACCGGCCTCCACATGGTCGAGCAGGCGACCGGGTGTGGCAGAAAGTATATCAATTCCGTTCTGGATCGCCGAGATTTGTGGCTGAAACGAAACACCGCCGAAGATCGCGGTCCCCTTGAGATGAACAAAACGGGACAGTGCCTTGAGATGATCCATTGATTGGAGTGCTAATTCCCGTGTCGGTGCCACAATGAGTGCTCGTGGCATCTTGCGCGGGGGGGATTGCAACAAGCGATGAAGGATCGGCAGGACGAATGCGGCGGTCTTTCCGGTCCCGGTTTGGGCAAGCCCAATAACATCGCGCCCCTCCAGAATCGCCGGGATCGCCTGGGCCTGAATCGGCGTCGGCCTTAAGAATCCGAGGTGATGGATTCCCTTTAAAAGATTCGGGTGAAGTTTAAGTGTCTCAAAACCGGCACCGTCACTCTCAGTGGTTTTCACAAGTCTCCTGGTTGCAAAGTCAGGACTGGGTACCTGAATACAGGCTGAAGGTCAATGCCACCTTTAGTTCCCGCTGCCATCGCCTCTTTTTTTGATCCCTCGTGAGCGAGGCGTGGGCTGGGCTGGTGGAAGGCAGGCGGACAAGCTTTAATTTTTGAGAAAAATCACCCAAATTCTTCAAAACCAGTTTTGTAAAAAGATCTTCCGCCTTGTGACCATTAAAAAAGATTGAATGAATCTGCGGGTGGCTGGCAAAGAATGTTTGAAAGTCATTCGGGGTCACGGATCGAATATCAGAGTCCAAACTCCCATCACGTCGGCATTGAAAGGCGACGTCCCAGAGGGCGACACGGTTTTCCTTCAGGATCCGAAGCCTCTCTTCATATTCTAAATGACGACTGGCTCTGAAAAGGGCCCCCATAATATCCCAAAACGCATTGTAGGGGTGGGCGTAGTATTGTTGCTCTTGCAAGGATCTCTCACCCGGCATTGAGCCCAGGATGAGGACCTCCGCATCGGGTGATGCGACAGAAGGGAAGCTTTGGATCATCTCTTCACCTATAAGGCACAACTTTTCTTTTTTTTCACCGAAAAATAAAACAGTATGGCTGGTCCCGCAATAATCTCTGCTCACCCTGCTATTCCCTCAGTCATTTTATCGCCAATAATAGGTGATACTACGCATTTGCCAGAAACCAGCTCCCTTGTGGCGGCTGCTGGTGGTCTGTTAACAGCGACTTTCGCCAGGACCAGATCGTGGCAATTAGCCGGGGGGCTCTTTGGGATTGCCGGGGCTTTCTTTGCCGGTTTTTTTGCAGGAAGATCAGGTCGAGTAGAGGCTTCGTTTCCTTTTCTAACGCCAGCGTGTCTTTCTGCTATATTGTTGACCTCAAAAAAACCTGTTAAATATCCGTTTGGTCGTTTTATTATCATGTTGGGTTTTATGGTTGTCTTTTATGACCTTGGTGCATGGGTCGGCTCCTTTCAAAAGGAATCAGCCGTAAAAATGAGAGAGGATCTTCCAAAGACAGGTTCATCCCCTGACCCAAAAGCGGCTCGCCCATTGAGGCGCTCTTTTATTCCGACACAGCGAGCAGGGCAACTGGCTCCTGCAGAAGATAATCGGATCACGATCTGTCACATCAACCACGAAAGCGGAAAAGTTCTTCTCTCGGATGGCCGAGAGATTTCAGTCGAAGGTTATGATGAACGGGACATGACGGAAGAGGAGTGGGCTCAGGTGAGACCGGGGCATGCCTTTCAAGAAGGGAATACCCGGGTGCAGGTGGGTGAGTATTACGGCTTTCTAGGTCCCGACTTTGATGCAGAGAATGAGATTGTTGCCTGTGGGAAGGTAAGGGCAAGCAGAACCATTGATATCGATATAGCCGGTGCCATTAGGGGGGGGTCCACTCTGAAGTACAATTATCATAAGGCGAATGAGTTTTTTGACAACCGGAGGATTCCGATTCATCAGGGTCAGTTTGTACGAGATACGTTTTGGTATGTCAGTGTTGATAACGAAACCGATCTGAGAGGGCCTGGTGTCCGTGCGCTCATGAGCGGTCTTTCTCTTATGTATGGTACTGAAGGAGAGTTGCTCGTTATTTCCCTGGATCTAGATCGCGACCGACTCTTGGCTCACCTTCAGCCAGGAAGACCGATTCCTCCCCCTGCCTTTTCTGGCAATAAAGTGGGGATTTCCTGCCGTCCCACCGGAATCTGCAAAGTGCCTATCGACCAGCTACCCGGGGGAGTTTTGACCCCCGAACTGGAAGGAATCTTCCGTGAGCTAGTCAGTACCTATTTTGACATCGATTCTGCCTTTGGTCC
It encodes:
- the typA gene encoding translational GTPase TypA — encoded protein: MTRHLATNPKIRNVAIIAHVDHGKTTLVDFMLRQSGTFRENQAVDERVMDSMDLERERGITIASKNCAVHWKGTKINIIDTPGHADFGGEVERGLKMVDGAILLVDACEGPLPQTRFVLKKALESHLKIIVVINKIDRKDARPQEVLNEIYSLFIDLDADDTQIEFPILYAIGRDGIAQPTLEKRGVSLAPLFDTILQEIPPPSYDPQEPFQMLVTNLSYSDYVGRLAIGRIFNGQVKKNDTLVCIPKEGQPRPLKISSLQVYDGIQIHEVDHVEAGDIAMLSGIEDVEIGDTICTGEFPKPLKRIMVDEPTVSMKFMINTSPFSGREGQWVQSRKIFERLQRETLHNVALRVEEGESADSFVVKGRGEFQMAILIETMRREGYELSVGRPQVILKEKNGVALEPIEHLFVDIQEDFTGIITQKLAMRQGRMINMVNHGTGRVRLEFSIPSRGLIGYRNEFLTDTKGTGLMNSYVQGYEPCRGEIKSRVTGSLVSDRMGDSVAYGLFHLEPRGILFIEAGVPVYEGMIIGENNREQDLNVNPCKEKKLSNMRAAGKDENIVLSPILPMTLERAIEFVRDDEQVEATPKNIRLRKNILSATHRK
- a CDS encoding DEAD/DEAH box helicase; this encodes MKTTESDGAGFETLKLHPNLLKGIHHLGFLRPTPIQAQAIPAILEGRDVIGLAQTGTGKTAAFVLPILHRLLQSPPRKMPRALIVAPTRELALQSMDHLKALSRFVHLKGTAIFGGVSFQPQISAIQNGIDILSATPGRLLDHVEAGRLKLSEIETFVLDEVDQMLDMGFLPAIQQIIRLLPARRQNLVFSATLSSQMSALVHKILTNPVTVQVGQRSSVATGIRHAVYPVPRHLKIELLIEILRGQGMTSVLIFTRTKRNADRLGIKLQKRGFVVSVIHGDRNQNQRLRALNDFRNGRSQILVATDVAARGIDVEEITHVINLDVPEAPEMYIHRIGRTARADATGDAFTLVDRQEEPLIRDIERLLKQALPRVTLPDFDYKKPKPDMPDHPAQRHHHSQWKRSYRR
- a CDS encoding alkaline phosphatase family protein — encoded protein: MKRLLAVVFLFLPFVSGAEGSLSRAPVVGIPQNGRVPILVRGIEEDRVRISFREEGSQKIQSTDWSPLKKSADYSTTLWLEGIKAKTPHQYRVEFGHSPPGEWISLKGFQEEERPGKFRFVFSSCFREKFKPHHVFEAIQKESPDFVALLGDSIYADSDGDLNKKKEREGSPLEAFRGKYQRNLDGHFQNLFRGIPVAAIWDDHDYGMNNGDRNYHFKVVSRSVFKETFPRYPFVEPQQGLYYQFRISDVDFFALDTRWYRSSIFEKDGGRKTMLGKRQLKWLLKALKESEEHGIPLKVIFSSVSWNDFGGDRPRDRPEAIDSWAGYKKERQKILDFIKENSIRGVLVLSGDQHWPSVDLIQGADQISPISRSKNGAVYSLKDHSGTVFEVSASPLNTSQSSRPPSVRPEEPLLESAVSLFRPPWWGDPPAQIPGHLKRTVSIYGLAEVDTTGLNKKVNVILKEMDRVTQRVAKLFEIEIRL
- a CDS encoding peptidylprolyl isomerase, encoding MTDSKFTEPKQPLKDIQKQTKAILHTEKGDITLELYPKEAPLTVTNFVNLSKGGFYNNLTFHRVVENFVIQGGDPQGTGAGGPGYDLPAELKNNPHKHVEGALATARLGDQVNPEKRSSGSQFYITLAPTPFLDNNYTVFGKVTSGMEVVKKIRVGDKIKSVEILGEGR
- a CDS encoding MFS transporter, which translates into the protein MIPLRKKLFWISLLYFAEGLPLGIVYDVLPVYFRQHQVSLKEIGFMFFLTLPWAIKVFWSPLVDRLGRYQNWISVCLLGLGVWVISIPFFDPSHPALPLWTVLLLFSLTSATQDIAIDAYSIGLVEKGEEGVVNGFRVSLYRIALMAGGGGTMFLVRPLGWQAIYFLLGGTFLLMALVTRLLPQIEVTRQTGHEWKEQFLKFITRSGAIPVFLFILTYKMGDLLMGPMVKPFWVDRGMTPEEIGAISTIGGALMTIVGAMIGGVFTSRYGIFRGLWVLGITQAISNLNYGAVAALNLPKMFLYGASLFESFTGGLGTAAFLAFLMRICEKSQAATQYALLSALFGLTRFFGGWSGLAVESLGYSNFFFLTFLFAFPSYLFLPWARRWLR
- a CDS encoding glutathione S-transferase N-terminal domain-containing protein; this encodes MKFIRWILGRIILLIEVLFAPKGVRRSPEAQARVDQQTTRLALYQFKACPFCVKVRFTIKKLGLNIVTCDAQKNPQYKKELVEQGGQHMVPCLRIEKENGTAQWLYESADIIRYLTERFSTV
- a CDS encoding DNA-deoxyinosine glycosylase; amino-acid sequence: MIQSFPSVASPDAEVLILGSMPGERSLQEQQYYAHPYNAFWDIMGALFRASRHLEYEERLRILKENRVALWDVAFQCRRDGSLDSDIRSVTPNDFQTFFASHPQIHSIFFNGHKAEDLFTKLVLKNLGDFSQKLKLVRLPSTSPAHASLTRDQKKRRWQRELKVALTFSLYSGTQS